One Streptomyces sp. NBC_00554 DNA segment encodes these proteins:
- the cobO gene encoding cob(I)yrinic acid a,c-diamide adenosyltransferase, with translation MPQGQPSVVPDDGLTTRQRRNRPLVVVHTGVGKGKSTAAFGLALRAWNQGWPIGVFQFVKSAKWKVGEENALRVLGASDEGGSVDWHKMGEGWSWVQRDSQMDNEEKAREGWEQVKRDLAAETYQLYVLDEFAYPMHWGWIDVDEVVAVLRDRPGTQHVVITGRNAPEKLVEFADLVTDMSKVKHPMDAGQKGQRGIEW, from the coding sequence ATGCCGCAGGGGCAGCCGAGTGTCGTGCCGGACGACGGGCTGACGACACGTCAGCGGCGTAACCGGCCGCTTGTCGTGGTGCACACGGGGGTGGGCAAGGGGAAGTCCACCGCCGCGTTCGGGCTTGCCCTGCGCGCCTGGAATCAGGGGTGGCCCATCGGGGTGTTCCAGTTCGTCAAGTCGGCGAAGTGGAAGGTCGGCGAGGAGAACGCGCTGCGGGTGCTTGGCGCCAGCGACGAGGGCGGGTCCGTCGACTGGCACAAGATGGGCGAGGGCTGGTCCTGGGTGCAGCGCGACTCCCAGATGGACAACGAGGAGAAGGCCCGCGAGGGGTGGGAGCAGGTCAAGAGGGACCTGGCGGCGGAGACGTACCAGCTGTATGTGCTCGATGAGTTCGCCTATCCCATGCACTGGGGGTGGATCGACGTCGACGAGGTCGTGGCCGTACTGCGGGACCGGCCCGGGACCCAGCATGTGGTGATCACCGGGCGCAACGCTCCCGAGAAGCTGGTGGAGTTCGCCGATCTGGTGACCGACATGTCCAAGGTCAAGCATCCGATGGACGCCGGTCAGAAGGGCCAGAGGGGCATCGAGTGGTGA
- a CDS encoding putative cobaltochelatase has protein sequence MSTPFPFTAVVGQDDLRLALLLNAVSPAVGGVLVRGEKGTAKSTAVRALSVLIPEVDVVAGCRFSCAPASPDPACPDGPHEIGPGTKRPARMVELPVGASEDRLVGALDIERALAEGVKAFEPGLLADAHRGILYVDEVNLLHDHLVDLLLDAAAMGASYVEREGVSVRHAARFLLVGTMNPEEGELRPQLLDRFGLTVEVAASREPDQRVEVVRRRLAYDDDPEGFAARWDDEESAVRARIVAARALLPSVLLGDGALRQIAATCAAFEVDGMRADIVMARTATALAAWAGRTEVLAEDVRQAALLALPHRRRRNPFDAPGLDEDKLDETLEEFGEQAGGEDDDPDPDGPGGGGQPPQEDPDDGSGPGEAPAQAESGEGGQPQGGGEQSPVRAAEPFRTKVLSVPGLGEGAAGRRSRARTEHGRTTGSRRPQGALTKLHLAATVQAAAPHQLARGRSGRGLVVRRDDLRQATREGREGNLVLFVVDASGSMAARQRMSAVKGAVLSLLLDAYQRRDKVGLVTFRGSAAEVALPPTSSVDAAAARLESLPTGGRTPLAAGLLRAHDVLRVERLRDAARRPLVVVVTDGRATGGPEPVALAGRAARLFAVDSVASVVVDCEAGAVRLGLAGQLAVELGGTAVTLDELRADSIAGLVRDVQGNSRRAA, from the coding sequence GTGAGTACTCCCTTTCCGTTCACGGCCGTTGTCGGCCAGGACGACCTGCGGCTCGCGCTGCTGCTGAACGCAGTGAGCCCTGCCGTGGGCGGCGTGCTCGTGCGAGGCGAGAAGGGCACCGCCAAGTCCACCGCCGTACGCGCCCTTTCGGTGCTCATCCCGGAGGTGGACGTCGTCGCCGGGTGCCGGTTCTCGTGTGCGCCTGCCTCCCCCGACCCCGCCTGCCCGGACGGACCGCACGAGATCGGGCCCGGTACGAAGCGTCCCGCGCGGATGGTCGAGCTGCCCGTCGGTGCCTCCGAGGACCGCCTCGTCGGCGCCCTCGACATCGAGCGGGCGCTCGCGGAGGGCGTGAAGGCCTTCGAGCCGGGCCTGCTGGCCGACGCGCACCGCGGGATCCTGTACGTCGACGAGGTCAATCTTCTCCACGACCACCTGGTCGACCTGCTGCTTGACGCGGCCGCAATGGGAGCCTCGTACGTCGAGCGCGAGGGCGTCTCCGTGCGCCATGCCGCCCGATTCCTGCTCGTCGGGACCATGAACCCCGAAGAGGGGGAACTGCGGCCGCAGTTGCTCGACCGGTTCGGGCTGACCGTCGAGGTGGCCGCCTCGCGGGAGCCCGATCAGCGGGTCGAGGTGGTGCGCAGGAGGCTCGCGTACGACGACGATCCCGAGGGGTTCGCCGCCCGTTGGGACGACGAGGAGTCCGCCGTACGGGCGCGGATCGTGGCGGCGCGTGCGCTGTTGCCGTCCGTGCTGCTCGGGGACGGGGCGCTGCGGCAGATCGCGGCGACCTGTGCGGCCTTCGAGGTGGACGGTATGCGCGCCGACATCGTGATGGCGCGCACGGCGACCGCGCTGGCCGCGTGGGCCGGGCGGACCGAGGTGCTCGCGGAGGACGTACGGCAGGCGGCGCTGCTCGCGCTGCCGCACCGGCGTCGGCGAAATCCCTTTGACGCGCCGGGACTTGACGAGGACAAGCTCGACGAGACGCTGGAGGAGTTCGGCGAGCAGGCCGGCGGCGAGGACGACGATCCGGATCCGGACGGGCCCGGCGGTGGCGGTCAGCCTCCGCAGGAAGACCCCGACGACGGTTCCGGGCCGGGCGAAGCTCCCGCGCAGGCCGAGTCCGGCGAGGGTGGGCAGCCTCAGGGTGGCGGCGAGCAGTCCCCCGTACGGGCCGCCGAACCCTTCCGTACGAAGGTGCTGAGCGTGCCGGGGCTCGGGGAGGGTGCGGCCGGGCGGCGTTCGCGGGCGCGGACCGAGCACGGGCGGACGACCGGGTCGCGGCGGCCCCAAGGGGCGCTCACCAAGCTGCACTTGGCGGCGACCGTGCAGGCGGCGGCGCCGCATCAGCTGGCGCGCGGGCGGTCGGGGCGCGGGCTCGTCGTACGGCGGGACGATCTGCGGCAGGCCACCCGGGAGGGGCGTGAGGGGAACCTCGTGCTCTTCGTCGTGGACGCCTCCGGGTCGATGGCGGCGCGGCAGCGGATGAGTGCCGTGAAGGGTGCGGTGCTTTCGCTGCTGCTCGACGCGTATCAGCGGCGGGACAAGGTGGGGCTCGTGACCTTCCGCGGATCCGCGGCCGAGGTCGCACTGCCGCCCACCTCTTCGGTGGATGCCGCCGCCGCGCGGCTGGAGTCGCTGCCCACCGGTGGGCGGACGCCGCTCGCGGCCGGGTTGCTGCGGGCGCACGACGTGCTGCGGGTCGAGCGGTTGCGGGATGCCGCGCGGCGGCCGCTGGTCGTCGTGGTGACGGACGGGCGTGCCACGGGTGGCCCGGAGCCGGTGGCGCTCGCCGGGCGTGCGGCGCGGCTGTTCGCGGTCGACTCGGTCGCGTCCGTGGTCGTGGACTGCGAGGCGGGGGCCGTACGGCTGGGTCTTGCCGGACAGCTCGCGGTGGAACTCGGAGGCACCGCGGTGACTTTGGACGAGTTGCGGGCCGATTCCATCGCCGGTCTTGTCAGGGACGTGCAGGGCAACAGCAGGAGGGCCGCGTAA
- the cobN gene encoding cobaltochelatase subunit CobN — protein sequence MSTVLLLSTADTDLLAARASGAAYRIGNPTRVDVAAELPALVGGADVVVVRLLGGKRAWEDGLAFLKASGVPTVLLGGESVPDAELMAESSVPAGVVAEALRYLVEGGPENLTELARFLSDTVLLTGEGFEEPRKTAEYGVHGERAFVEGRPTIGVLFYRAHELSGNTAFVDTLCDAIEAREANALPVYCGSLRGADAGLYEILAKADTLVATVLAAGGTHASEASAGGDEEAWDIGELGDLNIPVLQGLCLTSSHAAWEASDAALSPMDAAMQVAIPEFDGRLITVPFSFKEQGPDDVPVYVANPERAARVAGIAVRHALLKHKPNQDKKLALVFTAYPTKHSRVGNAVGLDTPASAVRVLDALRGAGYSLTEYPDNGDELIHRLIAAGGHDVEWLTEEQLASAPARVPLADYQAWFDKLDPELRNGMLEAWGEPPGNLYVDGDDIVLASLQFGNVVVMIQPPRGFGENPIAIYHDPDMPPSHHYMAAYRWLENSFGADAVVHMGKHGTMEWLPGKGLGLSGGCAPDAVLGELPLIYPFIVNDPGEGTQAKRRGHATVVDHLVPPMARADTYGDLAKLEQLLDEYALVSDLDPTKAPAVRAQIWTLVKAAELHHDLHVDDQPDDGDFDSFVMHIDGYLCEIKDVQIRDGLHILGGGPEAEPRVNLVLAVLRASQVWGGTANALPGLRACLAEHFGLVEKELLGEPGAPVKVPVELTSLVEGPARSGADAIDLLEQLCRRFAEGMEERAWDAAAVPALVREVVGVELPDAVAVLKFACDEVVPRLAKTTDEIDHILKALDGGYVPAGPSGSPTRGLVNVLPTGRNFYSVDPKAIPSRLSWEVGQALADSLIQRYLSDTGAYPTSVGLTVWGTSAMRTQGDDIAEILALLGCRPVWDDASRRVTGFEIVGLEELGRPRIDVTVRISGFFRDAFPHVVGLIDDAVRAVAELDEPADGNYVRKHADEDTAEHGDRRRATARIFGSKPGAYGAGLLPLIDARNWRSDADLAEVYAVWGGYAYGRGLDGRAARGDMETAFKRIAVAAKNVDTREHDLVDADDYFQYHGGMVAMVRHLTGTSPEAYVGDSATPDQVKTRTLGEETHRVFRARVVNPRWMAAMRRHGYKGAFEMAATVDYLFGYDATAGVVDDWMYEKLSAEYVFDPENRDFMKKSNPWALRGITERLLEAADRGLWAEPDADTLERLRATYLELEGDLEGDDK from the coding sequence ATGAGCACAGTGTTGTTGTTGTCGACCGCCGACACGGATCTGCTGGCGGCCCGGGCCTCCGGCGCCGCGTACCGGATCGGCAATCCGACCCGGGTGGATGTCGCCGCCGAACTCCCCGCGCTCGTCGGGGGCGCGGATGTCGTCGTCGTACGGCTCCTTGGCGGCAAGCGCGCCTGGGAGGACGGGCTCGCCTTCCTGAAGGCGTCCGGCGTTCCGACCGTTCTGCTCGGCGGGGAGTCCGTCCCCGACGCAGAGTTGATGGCCGAGTCGTCGGTGCCCGCCGGTGTGGTCGCCGAGGCGCTGCGCTATCTCGTCGAGGGCGGCCCGGAGAACCTGACCGAGCTGGCCCGCTTCCTCTCCGACACCGTGCTGCTCACCGGCGAGGGCTTCGAAGAGCCGCGCAAGACGGCCGAGTACGGCGTCCACGGCGAGCGTGCGTTCGTCGAGGGCCGGCCGACGATCGGCGTGCTCTTCTACCGGGCACACGAGCTGTCCGGCAACACCGCCTTCGTCGACACGCTGTGCGACGCGATCGAGGCGCGGGAGGCCAACGCCCTTCCCGTGTACTGCGGTTCGCTGCGCGGCGCCGACGCGGGACTGTACGAGATCCTCGCCAAGGCCGACACGCTGGTCGCGACCGTGCTCGCGGCCGGCGGCACGCACGCCTCAGAGGCGTCCGCCGGCGGTGACGAGGAGGCCTGGGACATCGGGGAGCTCGGCGACCTCAACATCCCTGTCCTGCAGGGGCTTTGCCTCACCTCCTCGCACGCCGCGTGGGAGGCCTCGGACGCCGCCCTCTCCCCCATGGACGCGGCGATGCAGGTCGCGATCCCGGAGTTCGACGGGCGGCTCATCACCGTGCCGTTCTCCTTCAAGGAGCAGGGTCCCGACGACGTCCCGGTGTACGTCGCCAACCCTGAACGGGCCGCGCGCGTCGCCGGGATCGCGGTGCGCCACGCCCTGTTGAAGCACAAGCCGAACCAGGACAAGAAGCTCGCGCTCGTCTTCACCGCCTACCCGACCAAGCACTCCAGGGTCGGTAACGCGGTCGGTCTCGACACGCCCGCCTCGGCTGTGCGGGTGCTGGACGCGCTGCGGGGCGCCGGGTACTCCCTGACCGAATACCCGGACAACGGCGACGAGTTGATTCACCGCCTCATCGCGGCGGGCGGCCACGACGTCGAGTGGCTGACCGAGGAACAGCTCGCCTCGGCCCCCGCACGCGTGCCGCTCGCCGACTACCAGGCCTGGTTCGACAAGCTCGATCCCGAGCTGCGGAACGGGATGCTGGAGGCGTGGGGCGAGCCGCCGGGCAACCTGTACGTGGACGGCGACGACATCGTGCTGGCCTCCCTCCAGTTCGGGAACGTCGTCGTGATGATCCAGCCGCCGCGCGGCTTCGGTGAGAACCCGATCGCGATCTACCACGACCCCGACATGCCGCCGTCGCACCACTACATGGCGGCGTACCGGTGGCTGGAGAACTCCTTCGGCGCCGACGCCGTCGTCCACATGGGCAAGCACGGCACGATGGAATGGCTGCCGGGCAAGGGACTTGGCCTCAGCGGCGGCTGCGCCCCCGACGCCGTACTCGGTGAACTCCCCCTCATCTACCCCTTCATCGTCAACGACCCCGGCGAGGGCACCCAGGCCAAGCGGCGCGGGCACGCCACGGTCGTCGACCACCTCGTGCCGCCGATGGCGCGCGCTGACACGTACGGCGATCTGGCGAAGCTGGAGCAGCTCCTCGACGAGTACGCGCTCGTGTCCGACCTGGACCCGACGAAGGCGCCGGCCGTGCGCGCGCAGATCTGGACGCTGGTCAAGGCGGCCGAGCTGCACCACGATCTGCATGTCGACGACCAGCCGGACGACGGCGACTTCGACTCGTTCGTCATGCACATCGACGGCTATCTGTGCGAGATCAAGGACGTGCAGATCAGGGACGGTCTGCACATTCTCGGCGGCGGCCCTGAGGCCGAACCGCGCGTGAATCTCGTACTGGCCGTGCTGCGGGCCTCGCAGGTGTGGGGCGGCACGGCGAACGCGCTGCCCGGTCTGCGGGCCTGCCTCGCCGAGCATTTCGGCCTGGTGGAGAAGGAGTTGCTCGGCGAGCCCGGTGCGCCGGTGAAGGTGCCGGTCGAGCTGACCTCGCTGGTCGAGGGGCCTGCGCGGTCCGGCGCCGATGCGATCGACCTCCTTGAGCAGCTGTGCCGCCGGTTCGCGGAGGGCATGGAGGAACGCGCCTGGGATGCGGCGGCCGTCCCCGCTCTCGTGCGCGAGGTCGTGGGCGTCGAACTCCCGGACGCCGTCGCGGTGTTGAAGTTCGCCTGCGACGAGGTCGTGCCCCGGCTCGCGAAGACGACCGACGAGATCGACCACATCCTCAAGGCACTCGACGGCGGTTACGTCCCGGCGGGACCGTCCGGATCGCCGACCCGCGGACTCGTCAACGTCCTGCCGACCGGCCGCAATTTCTACTCCGTCGACCCCAAGGCGATCCCGTCCAGGCTGAGTTGGGAGGTCGGGCAGGCCCTCGCGGACTCGCTGATCCAGCGGTACCTGAGCGACACCGGCGCATACCCGACCTCCGTCGGCCTCACCGTCTGGGGCACCTCCGCCATGCGCACCCAGGGCGACGACATCGCGGAGATCCTCGCGCTGCTCGGCTGCCGCCCGGTGTGGGACGACGCGTCGCGGCGCGTGACGGGCTTCGAGATCGTGGGCCTTGAGGAACTGGGCCGGCCGCGCATCGACGTCACGGTCCGTATCTCCGGGTTCTTCCGGGACGCGTTCCCGCACGTGGTCGGTCTCATCGACGACGCGGTGCGCGCGGTGGCCGAGCTGGACGAGCCCGCCGACGGCAACTACGTACGCAAGCACGCCGACGAGGACACCGCCGAGCACGGGGACCGGCGGCGCGCGACGGCTCGTATCTTCGGGTCGAAGCCGGGCGCGTACGGGGCCGGGCTGCTGCCGCTCATCGACGCGCGGAACTGGCGCTCGGACGCCGACCTCGCCGAGGTGTACGCGGTGTGGGGCGGCTACGCGTACGGGCGCGGGCTCGACGGGCGGGCAGCACGCGGGGACATGGAGACCGCGTTCAAGCGCATCGCCGTCGCCGCGAAGAACGTCGACACGCGCGAGCACGACCTCGTCGACGCCGACGACTACTTCCAGTACCACGGCGGCATGGTCGCCATGGTCCGCCATCTGACGGGCACCAGCCCCGAGGCGTACGTCGGTGACTCCGCCACGCCCGACCAGGTGAAGACCCGGACGCTGGGCGAGGAGACGCACCGGGTGTTCCGCGCCCGCGTGGTCAACCCCCGCTGGATGGCGGCGATGCGGAGGCACGGCTACAAGGGTGCCTTCGAGATGGCGGCGACCGTCGACTACCTCTTCGGGTACGACGCGACGGCCGGGGTCGTGGACGACTGGATGTACGAGAAGCTGTCGGCCGAGTACGTCTTCGACCCCGAGAACCGGGACTTCATGAAGAAGTCCAACCCCTGGGCGCTGCGCGGGATCACGGAACGGCTCCTGGAAGCGGCCGACCGCGGGCTGTGGGCCGAGCCAGACGCTGACACGCTTGAGCGGCTACGCGCCACCTATCTGGAGCTCGAAGGCGACTTGGAGGGCGACGACAAGTGA
- a CDS encoding cobyric acid synthase, whose product MSGGGLLIAGTTSDAGKSVVTAGICRWLVRQGVKVAPFKAQNMSLNSFVTREGAEIGRAQAMQAQAARVEPTALMNPVLLKPGSDRSSQVVLMGKPVGEMSARGFFGGSGGSSPGERLHGGRQEALLGTVLECLAELRGTYDAVICEGAGSPAEINLRRTDIVNMGIARNARLPVLVVGDIDRGGVFASFFGTVALLSREDQELVAGFLVNKFRGDVSLLEPGLDMLHGLTGRPSYGVLPFQHGLGIDEEDGLRVSMRGAVRESTVTAPVGEDVLRVAVCAIPLMSNFTDVDALAAEPGVVVRFVDRAEELADADLVVVPGTRGTVKALEWLRERGLADAIARRAAEGRPVLGICGGFQLLGEHIEDEVESRAGHVDGLGLLPVRVRFAREKTLTRPVGEALGEPVEGYEIHHGVAQVTGGEPFLDGCRVGEVWGTHWHGSLESDGFRRAFLREVAAAAGRRFVPAADTSFAALREEQLDRLGDLIEEHADTDALWRLIESGAPTGLPFIPPGAPA is encoded by the coding sequence ATGAGCGGCGGCGGCCTGCTGATCGCCGGAACCACTTCCGACGCGGGCAAGAGCGTCGTGACCGCCGGGATCTGCCGGTGGCTGGTGCGGCAGGGCGTCAAGGTCGCGCCCTTCAAGGCGCAGAACATGTCGCTGAACTCGTTCGTGACACGTGAGGGCGCCGAGATCGGCCGGGCGCAGGCCATGCAGGCGCAGGCCGCTCGCGTGGAGCCGACCGCGCTGATGAATCCCGTGCTGCTCAAGCCGGGGAGCGACCGCAGCAGTCAGGTCGTGCTCATGGGGAAGCCCGTGGGTGAGATGAGTGCTCGCGGGTTCTTCGGGGGGTCTGGGGGGTCGTCCCCCGGGGAAAGGCTGCACGGAGGGCGGCAGGAAGCTCTGCTCGGGACCGTGCTGGAGTGCCTAGCCGAGTTGCGGGGCACGTATGACGCGGTGATCTGCGAGGGAGCGGGGAGTCCCGCCGAGATCAATCTGCGGCGGACCGACATCGTGAACATGGGGATCGCGCGCAACGCGCGGCTGCCCGTGCTCGTCGTCGGCGACATCGACCGCGGGGGCGTCTTCGCGTCCTTCTTCGGGACCGTCGCACTGCTGTCCCGCGAGGACCAGGAGCTCGTCGCCGGGTTCCTCGTGAACAAGTTCCGCGGGGATGTCTCCCTCCTGGAGCCGGGGCTCGACATGCTCCACGGGCTCACCGGGCGGCCCTCCTACGGGGTATTGCCCTTCCAGCACGGCCTCGGGATCGACGAGGAGGACGGGCTGCGGGTCTCCATGAGGGGCGCGGTCCGGGAGTCCACGGTCACCGCGCCCGTCGGCGAGGACGTACTGCGGGTCGCCGTCTGCGCGATCCCCCTGATGTCCAACTTCACGGACGTGGACGCGCTGGCCGCCGAGCCGGGTGTCGTCGTGCGTTTCGTGGACCGGGCCGAGGAGCTGGCCGACGCGGACCTCGTCGTCGTACCGGGGACCCGGGGGACGGTGAAGGCGCTGGAGTGGCTTCGGGAACGCGGGCTCGCGGACGCGATCGCGCGACGGGCCGCCGAGGGGCGGCCCGTGCTCGGCATCTGCGGCGGCTTCCAGCTCCTCGGCGAGCACATCGAGGACGAGGTCGAGTCACGGGCAGGTCATGTCGACGGGCTCGGACTGCTGCCCGTACGCGTGCGGTTCGCGCGGGAGAAGACGCTCACGCGGCCCGTGGGCGAAGCGCTGGGCGAGCCCGTCGAGGGGTACGAGATCCACCATGGCGTCGCCCAAGTCACCGGCGGGGAGCCCTTCTTGGATGGCTGCCGGGTCGGTGAGGTCTGGGGCACGCACTGGCACGGCTCGTTGGAGTCGGACGGGTTCCGGCGGGCCTTCCTGCGCGAGGTGGCGGCCGCCGCGGGGCGCCGCTTCGTACCGGCCGCCGACACGTCGTTCGCGGCGCTGCGCGAGGAGCAGTTGGACCGGCTCGGCGATCTGATCGAGGAACACGCGGATACGGACGCGCTGTGGCGGCTCATCGAGTCCGGCGCGCCGACAGGACTGCCTTTCATTCCACCGGGAGCGCCCGCATGA
- a CDS encoding cobalamin biosynthesis protein — translation MRADRVFAYGAAAGLLGDLLLGDPRRGHPVAAFGRGAGAVERVLWRDHRGWGALHTAVCVGGATGLAALASRSVRGSRTASIALTAAATWAVVGGTSLGREARAIGSALEAGDVERARERLPHLCGRDPQALDADGIARAVVESVAENTSDAVVGALVWGAVAGVPGLVGFRAVNTLDAMVGHRSPKYRRYGWASARLDDVAGWPGARLTAVLAAAAGGDPRGAARAWRVDACKHPSPNAGPVEASFAGALGVRLGGTLAYGGRVEHRPVLNGKGRAVAVGDIERAVRLSRRVSWLALGVCAAGRLLGQRGGNS, via the coding sequence GTGCGTGCCGATCGCGTCTTCGCGTACGGCGCCGCCGCCGGCCTTCTCGGTGACCTGCTGCTCGGCGATCCCCGCCGGGGCCATCCGGTCGCCGCGTTCGGACGTGGCGCGGGAGCCGTCGAGCGAGTGCTGTGGCGGGACCACCGGGGGTGGGGCGCGCTGCACACGGCCGTGTGCGTGGGCGGCGCCACCGGGCTCGCGGCGCTCGCGAGTCGTTCCGTACGTGGATCCCGTACCGCCTCCATCGCGCTGACCGCCGCCGCCACTTGGGCCGTCGTCGGCGGAACCTCGCTCGGCCGGGAGGCCCGCGCGATCGGCAGCGCGCTCGAAGCCGGTGATGTCGAGAGGGCCCGGGAGCGGCTGCCGCATCTGTGCGGGCGGGATCCGCAGGCGCTCGACGCGGACGGGATCGCCCGGGCCGTCGTCGAGTCCGTCGCCGAGAACACCTCCGACGCCGTGGTGGGAGCACTTGTGTGGGGCGCCGTGGCCGGCGTGCCCGGGCTCGTCGGGTTCCGCGCCGTCAACACGCTCGACGCGATGGTCGGGCACAGGTCCCCCAAGTACCGGCGCTACGGCTGGGCTTCCGCGCGGCTCGACGATGTCGCGGGCTGGCCGGGGGCGAGGCTCACCGCCGTTCTCGCGGCCGCCGCCGGAGGCGACCCGCGGGGCGCCGCGCGCGCCTGGCGGGTGGACGCCTGCAAGCATCCGAGCCCCAACGCCGGGCCCGTGGAGGCCTCGTTCGCGGGGGCGCTCGGTGTGCGGCTCGGCGGGACCCTCGCGTACGGGGGAAGGGTCGAGCACCGGCCCGTACTGAACGGCAAGGGTCGCGCCGTCGCGGTCGGCGACATCGAGCGGGCCGTACGGCTGTCGCGGCGCGTGAGCTGGCTCGCGCTGGGTGTGTGTGCCGCCGGGCGGCTGTTGGGGCAACGGGGAGGGAACTCATGA
- a CDS encoding inorganic phosphate transporter, whose protein sequence is MEHITLLLGIVIVTALVFDFTNGFHDTANAMATTISTGALRPKTAVAMSAVLNLVGAFLSVEVAKTISGGIINEEGIRTEVIFAALVGAILWNLLTWLLGLPSSSSHALFGGLIGAAVMSAGWSSVNGSTVITKVLLPAIAAPLVAGLAAMLATRLTYKIGSRADEKATAKGYRAGQIASAGLVSLAHGTNDAQKTMGIITLALVTGGVIAPDSNPPTWVIVSAGMAIALGTYLGGWRIIRTMGKGLTDLAPPQGFAAQTSAATVILASSHLGFSLSTTQSCSGAVMGSGLGRKGGVVRWSTATRMFIAWGLTLPAAGLVGAGAEFLTKQGTWGIVLTGALLVAGAGTIWNLSRRQPVTIDNVNEVGAEPSGVVTAAIAAVTPPPAGPLTGDLKATIPSPDAEPTAPATV, encoded by the coding sequence ATGGAACACATCACGCTCCTCCTCGGAATCGTGATCGTTACCGCTCTCGTGTTCGATTTCACGAACGGTTTCCACGACACCGCCAATGCGATGGCGACGACCATTTCGACTGGTGCTCTCAGACCGAAGACGGCGGTGGCCATGTCCGCCGTGCTGAATCTCGTCGGTGCTTTCCTCTCCGTGGAGGTCGCCAAGACGATCTCCGGCGGCATCATCAACGAAGAGGGCATACGCACCGAAGTGATCTTCGCGGCGCTCGTCGGCGCCATCCTCTGGAATCTGCTGACCTGGCTTCTGGGTCTCCCGTCCAGCTCTTCCCACGCACTCTTCGGCGGCCTCATCGGCGCCGCGGTCATGTCGGCCGGCTGGTCGTCGGTGAACGGCTCGACCGTCATCACCAAGGTGCTGCTCCCCGCGATCGCCGCGCCCCTCGTGGCCGGACTCGCCGCGATGCTGGCCACCCGCCTGACGTACAAGATCGGCAGCCGTGCCGACGAGAAGGCGACCGCCAAGGGCTACCGCGCCGGTCAGATCGCCTCGGCCGGTCTGGTCTCGCTGGCCCACGGCACGAACGACGCCCAGAAGACGATGGGCATCATCACCCTCGCGCTGGTCACCGGCGGTGTGATCGCGCCGGACTCGAACCCTCCCACCTGGGTCATCGTCTCGGCCGGTATGGCCATCGCGCTCGGCACCTACCTGGGCGGCTGGCGCATCATCCGCACCATGGGCAAGGGCCTCACCGACCTCGCGCCGCCGCAGGGCTTCGCCGCCCAGACCAGCGCGGCCACGGTCATCCTGGCCTCCTCCCACCTGGGCTTCTCGCTCTCCACCACGCAGTCCTGCTCCGGCGCCGTGATGGGCTCGGGCCTCGGCCGCAAGGGCGGCGTCGTCCGCTGGTCGACCGCGACCCGCATGTTCATCGCCTGGGGCCTCACTCTCCCGGCTGCCGGTCTGGTCGGCGCGGGCGCCGAGTTCCTCACCAAGCAGGGCACGTGGGGCATCGTCCTGACGGGTGCGCTCCTGGTGGCCGGCGCGGGCACCATCTGGAACCTGTCGCGCCGCCAGCCGGTGACCATCGACAACGTCAACGAGGTCGGTGCCGAGCCTTCGGGCGTCGTCACCGCGGCGATCGCCGCGGTCACCCCGCCCCCCGCGGGCCCGCTCACCGGCGACCTGAAGGCCACCATCCCGTCCCCGGACGCGGAGCCCACCGCTCCGGCCACGGTCTAA
- a CDS encoding lysozyme — MARDHRPSRHRARVVAATLTALTVGGTALAEAPASAAGKPKGHDVSSHQKNVDWQSAKAKGAQFVYVKATESHTYRNPYFSQQYNGARSAGIIRGAYHFALPNKSSGTAQAAHFLRYGGAWRGDGWTLPPALDIEYNPYGRNKCYGLTKAKMVSWIKAFSDEVKRQTGRRPVIYTTTHWWNTCTGSSRAFGANHSLWLARYDSATAGALPAGWSFWTFWQYDNSGSLPGDQNLFNGSTAQLKKLARG, encoded by the coding sequence ATGGCCCGTGATCACAGACCGTCCCGCCACCGTGCCCGCGTCGTCGCGGCCACCCTCACGGCGCTCACCGTCGGGGGGACCGCTCTCGCCGAGGCTCCCGCATCCGCAGCCGGCAAGCCCAAGGGGCACGACGTCTCCTCGCACCAGAAGAACGTCGACTGGCAGAGCGCCAAGGCGAAGGGCGCACAGTTCGTCTACGTCAAGGCCACCGAGTCCCACACCTACCGCAACCCCTACTTCAGCCAGCAGTACAACGGGGCGCGCAGCGCCGGCATCATCCGCGGCGCCTACCACTTCGCCCTGCCGAACAAGTCGTCAGGCACCGCCCAGGCGGCACACTTCCTGCGCTATGGCGGCGCCTGGCGCGGGGACGGGTGGACGCTGCCGCCCGCGCTCGACATCGAGTACAACCCGTACGGCAGGAACAAGTGCTACGGCCTGACCAAGGCCAAGATGGTGAGCTGGATCAAAGCGTTCAGTGACGAGGTCAAACGGCAGACCGGACGCCGTCCGGTGATCTACACGACCACGCACTGGTGGAACACCTGCACCGGCAGCAGCCGCGCCTTCGGCGCGAACCACTCGCTGTGGCTCGCGCGCTACGACTCGGCGACCGCGGGAGCGCTGCCGGCCGGCTGGTCCTTCTGGACTTTCTGGCAGTACGACAACAGCGGCAGCCTGCCGGGTGACCAGAATCTCTTCAACGGCTCCACCGCCCAGCTCAAGAAGCTCGCCAGGGGGTAG